The Anabas testudineus chromosome 15, fAnaTes1.2, whole genome shotgun sequence DNA segment tctccctcttgtAACAGTGTGATTTTAGAGGCTTCTTTTGCCTCGTCAAACGCCAACAGATTCATTGCTTTCGTAGGAGCAAAGTTTATTGCTTGTAATATTTACCCCCACCACATTGTTAAAGTCACAGTGTTGTCATTGTCCTCAGTTCTGGCTGCCACATGTTCATCTACTACTGTCTGGAACAATATTGACTGTACCTTGCAAAGACAGGGCACTGACTGGCCTCTTAATTAAGTTTATTGTGCTCTACGTAACTGATATTTCTTGTGCAATAGATGATTTCAAAAAAAGGCTGCTCTGCTTATATTGTtctaaatgtttacatttagtcaaacaTTTCATTCTTATCTATAAATTCCCTTACACTCATACAAGGGGAAGGTCAACTTTTACATTCTCCTATCTGAGCTGTGTTTGGCCACATCATTGTACAAGGCCGCCGGATAGAGCGTTGACTCCTTGCTGCTTTTCTCCTTAAGGCCAAATTCCAAAGCGAGTCATGACTATGAGCGTCTGAAAAGTCAATGCATGAGGGCCATGGCAGATCTGCAGTCTCTCCAGAACCAGCACACCAAAACACTTAAGAGGTGCGAGGAGGCTGTAAAAGAAGCTGATTTCTATCAGTAAGTATATTTCCTGCAACATGTCATGGTGccagttcagttttttattgAACTGTTTCATGTAGCCTAAATTCATTGTGATAAGTATGTCTTTAGATGCAGCAAATCTACACAGGTCTCATCATTGAGATGTTGCAGATGTTGTAAGTGTAACATTCTGTCATCTACCACctgctgcttttcagtgttGCAGTACTAAAGTTTTATTGTACTGTTTTACTGGAACTGTAACAAATACTGGCATGGTGTTGCAATTAACTAAAAGCTACAGCTGGCTTTCATAGTTTAAAGGGAACTGGCAGTcctaaaaaaaaatgcaaacatgatTTTAAGCATAGAAAATAGATACATGTATGTGTACTATTTCAGCTCATAGGTTCAGACACAATGTGTGAAGCATAGATGATTATCATAATACTGTGTATTAACTTTTAATTATTGAGAAACTATTTCTAGCAGGACAGAAGCAGAAGATATGATAAGTACaagttgttgtttattttgcGTTCCCTGTGGCTACACGTGTGTTTACTCTCCCTGTGCGTTTCCTCTTTTCCAGCATGCTGCACAGCCGTGTCCTCGGCGAACAGACTCAGCtgaaagaggagatggagacaCTCAGGAGGGACAACGCCCAACTTGTCCGAGAGCACAACCACCTAAAGCAGAGCTGTGAGGAGCTGAAACGACTTCACGGTCAAGATCAGAAAGAGTTGGCAGACCTTCgtctgcagcaacagcaggtaCGGtccttcacacaaacacacgggTTTCCGCCATAACTGCCCAGATGTTACGAGGGCGGGAGTTGCCAGGTGACATTTACTCATATGGCACAGATGTTAGAGAATTTGCCAAATCTAATAGCTTTTCATAGAAATATTACTAGAGtgtcacacattttaatactcCTGAGACTTTATGTTTTCAAATCATTTTGTGACATCACATTATATTGCTCGTTGCCTTCTGTGTGCTGATGATTTTGTCCTAAATGGCACTAAGGTGCTCTGAACCATATTGGactacacacaaaaaacaaatgctgtgaAATGCTGTCCCACAAAGCACCCATGGGAATGATGCAGTTGTTAAGAGCACAGGGCAGCGAAGCGAGGGAGGGAAATGCACACAGAGCTTTTCTGAAAAGGGCAAACACCAAAGAGAAGGGATTTGGCTTGGGCAAAGGGCACACTGACCCATGTAGCTACAAGAtcagcatgcaccatcaaacccctccagatgatccaaaattTCAGCATCACGTCTgatttttgatcagccaaaaacgacacattacaccacttttcagatctctgcactggcttcctatAGCAGTccgcatcaggttcaaagccctgacccttgcctacagagtggtcaactcaacagcaccggcttACCTGAACTACCCCGTGAACCTGCTTATTCTAGaacactttaatttaaagttaggcttagatatttgcttgctttgtacctcgTTTGTAAGTCGCTTAGGATAAAAGCATCTACCAGTGTACACTGTATGTTGAGTAGATGAGCTCAATACATCCCATAGGTCACGAATGCTCTAACCAGTCTGGAAGGCAACATCAGCAAGATCTGCAGTAATTAGACATTGTAGCTCGTAGAGAATGAGTAGTGTACTCTAAAGGTAGTGCTCTACATATAAAATACTCATTTGGTTTTGGTCTTACTTATTGCTTAAGTGCACTTGAACTTAAAAAAGCCATTGTTGAAGCTGACACTGGTTTGTCTTTCACTGTAAAAATAGAATCCTGCCTACACATTGATGCCATCTGCTGCTAAAGTTGGGCACAGCAAATACAGGCTTAGTACAGTTTCATCTCATGCCAGCAACAGTTTGAACTCCACCAATAGGTGTTTAATGACATGTTCTTGTTGTCCTCACTAGGTAATGAGAGAGAAAGGCTCATCGGAGGTTTTGAACAAAATGTATGACACAGCCATGGACAAGCTAGAAGGTGTAAAGAAGGAGTATGACGCCCTGAGCAAACGCTACAGTGAGAAGGTGGCTAACCACAACACGGACCTCAGTCGCCTGGAGCAGGCTGAAGAGGAGAACCGACGGTTGCAGAAACAGATGGATGCACTGCTCAAACAGCGCGACTCCGCCATGCAGTACCAGCAGCAGTGCTCCACCTCGATGAGGAGGTGAAAGCATCGTCACCTGCACATACAtaaagagaacaagacacaTGAGAtgagaataaattaaattgatATATGTTTAAAATGCCCGAAGCATACAGACCCTTTCACTTTAAGCCCATTTTACTGTGTTGGTGTAGCAGTCCAAATTGTGGTCAGGTGCATCCTGCTTGCTTTCGGAGTCCACCTATTGCAAACTGAAGTGATTGGTAGTGatagtttaaaaaaaggtaCTGACCTGTGCAAAAAGAGTTCCAATTAATATTATATGTCAGAACAAAAAAATAGTCCTCTGCACAGATAGGAGAATCTGGCAGGAGGATAAACATCCAAGTACAACAAGTAACACTTCACTAGGTAGATTGCAATACTTGCTATGAGTTGTATTCAGGCTGCACCCAGGACAACAGCATTTTATGTAACTACCTTTGTGAAGATTTTAGAAGCTCAACTTTTTCCTCCATTCTCTCTCAGGTTTGATTCAGTTCAGCAGGAGCTAAACAAGTCCTCAGTCCAGAAcaaggagctgcagagagagatggagcgGCTGCAGTCGGAGGTGACGCGTTACAAGAACTTGCAGCTGAAGTCAGCCAAGGACTGCGAGAAGTACAAGGAGGAGAGGGATTCGGTGTTCAACGAGTATCGCCTCATCATGAGTGAGAGGGACCAGGTGATCAAAGAGCTGGACAAGCTGCAGACGGAGCTGGAGTCTGCTGAGGCCCGACTGAAAAACACGTCTTCAGAGAGAGTGGTGGCCAGTGAAGAGTTGGAGGCACTTAGACAGGTATTAAACTTAGAAAGGTATCAAATCTGCAGCCAGTTATCATAGCCAACTATAAAGACATAAATCAAGAAGAGAagcaatattttttattttcaaaaaatgCACGTAGAGTATTTTGGAGTAAAACAGTTCTTGTCATTACTCATCACTCAGCTTACCCAGCTTGGTTTCTTACTGACAGTTACCGAGCAGACGGATGATATGTCAAGCCTGTCCTtcaaaaactgtaaatgtccGTTTAACTATTGGCTTTGACAATTTAATATGGACCTGTCAGGTTTTTACTGAGTCCATTCATGGCTCAGACCGAGCATCTACTTCTCAGTCAGTGGATCAAAGACTGTTGTCACCCATGGCACTGTGCAAAAATAGCTGAACTCCACTGCCTCTTTTCTGAggaatattttttaacattctGGTTGACAGACAAGAGATTCATAACTAGTTTTGGATCATTATGCACTGGCCCTCAAATAATCTTTTCACTTTGCATTAATGACTCACAGTGTTGAGATGCCCTCATTTCATTTTGCTTCTTTTGTTCCACGACAGGAGTTGAACTCGTCACTGGTAGACCGCGACAGGGCCATCTGCGAGAGGAACGAGCTGCTGGAGAAGTACTGCCATGAGGTGAAGGACAAGGCCGAGGCCCAGAAGGAGCTGAGCCAGGCGTGCAAGGACATCGAGATGGTCCGGGAGGAGAGGGATGTGGCCCGCAAAGAGAGAACGGAGGCGATCATTCAAAGGGATCAGCTGCTCCGAGAGTACTATCAAGCCAGACAGGTATGAAACATTTTGCACTTTAGAATTGACAGTATAAAGTTAACTGTTTGACACATGACGGAGAGCTTAGTGCATCCAGGGACTTGTCAGTTGCTGGATTAAGGGTTGTCAGTGGACTGACTGTTAAGGGGATTTATGTCTCAACCTCTTTCTGCCCACTAGATGGCCCTCTTACAAGTCCTTCACATCATATACCTAAATTTAGGATTAtggatttcatttttaaagcGTTTAGATGATCTTAAATCCAACACCTGGTTGGTCTCAGCATTTTATAATGAATGTGATAATTGAATGTGTTTAGCATACTTGTATGATGAATAATCTTTTTCATGTGTGCCTAATGTTCTTAGAAACAAGACTCGGCCACACTGGACATGGAACGAGCCAATAAAGAGATTGAAATGCTGAGGAAACAATATGAGGCCATGTCCCAGGAACTGAAGGAGGCCACACAAGAGGCTGAGGTGGCCAAGTGTCGACGGGACTGGGCCTTTCAGGAGAGGGACAAAATAgtggcagagagggagagtatAAGGTCGGTATGTTTGTTGACATAGCTGAAGGTGTCAGAGATTAGAGAATCACTAGCTAATATcagcatcccccccccccagtctTTCTCACACATCTCCCCTCTACTGTCCACTCCTACCTCAGGACTCTGTGTGATAACCTGAGACGGGAAAGGGACCGAGCAGTCAGCGATCTGGCCGATGCCCTGCGCAATCTGGACGAcatgaggaaacagaagaacGATTCACTGAGGGAGCTCAAAGAACTCAAGTGAGCCTTCACGGTGGTTCTGGTTCTCCGTTGTGATGGAAATTGCAGGGAAAGGCTCATTAGCAATAAACAGAAAGGGCTTCTGCATTTGAGTGAGCACAGAGCAACATTTCCTCTACTCAGCCAACTTTGTCTGCCATACCGCCTTTGTCTCTTTAAGCTTTTGCACTCAGTGTGTGGCAGAGTGTAAGCTGTGataaataatgacatactttattggtCCCCTTGGGCAAATTGTGGTTGGATATTCTGCCTTTGGAGACTTCATTGAGCTCAGTTGTTTGTCTGGCTCCACTTCTACATGCCCAGATTAAAAGTGTAATCCCAAAAAGCATCAGTGTTGTTGGACACACGCATCCGcattttgtttctcagtgtCTCTTCCTCCATGCTCATGGCTGTCTTTATGATGCATTTAAAAATTGCCCTCTGCTGGCTAAAGTCTATATAACAACAATTTTTAAGTATGCTGTGACTTTGAAAGTTTCTTCCTCTAGCCTCTTTAAAGAACAATGCAAGATTGGGCTTTTAATGTCATAGTAACCCTCAAGGCACGCCTCAGTAGGACACCATATATCTTAGTGACAGTGGGCCATTGTGTGCATTCTACTTTCTATAAATTTGAAGGTGTTGGACAGGACATAAGAAAAacttttaaagataaaaaaaaaacaaactttgaagCCAATTCCACCTAATAtgatcaaaatgtgttttgtaaataTCTGCATGTCGTTTCATCCCCGTAGATACAAACCCAGACTGGTTGTGTGTGATTCTTTCTTGCTGTTGTCTCTGCCCATCCATCCTCAAGTGACTGGCCTTTGACTCTGTGTGCGATGTCTTTCTTTGTtaagagagaagatggagagcCAGCTGGAGAAGGAGGCCCGGTTCTGTCAGCTAATGGCCCACAGCTCTCACGACTCTGCCATCGACACAGACTCCCTGGAGTGGGAGACAGAGGTGGTGGAGTTTGAGAAAGACAGGGTAAGAGCAGTGCTCAGCTCCTATTACTGAGAGCGATTTTGGGATATTCCAGTCTCCTCTAAGCCAGTAgaaccccccccaaaaaactgCCAAAACTTGATGATGATCTGATAATATTGAAATAGTCTTGTCAAAATCACTGACATTCATATTATTGCCCTCACAGGATGACATGGACTTGAAGGCACTTGGGTTTGATATTGCTGAGGGGGTAAATGATCCATATTTACCAGGAGATTGTGGGATATTTGTAACAAGGGTGGACAAAGGAAGTATCGCAGATGGAAGGTTAAGGTACGAGCCGTCTCAGAAAAACTACCCTGTATCCTTTTCTGGAATATCAGTTCATTAAATGCCTCATCATCATCTGTCCTTTTTATGTTGCCAGAGTGAATGATTGGTTGCTGAAGATTAACGACATTGACCTGACCAATAAGGACAGGAAGCAGGTGGTGAAAGCTGTTCTTAATGGTGGAGGACTGATCAACATGGTGGTACGAAGAAGGAAGTCTCTGGGGGGAAGGCTCGTCACTCCTGTTCACATCAACCTTGTGGGACACAAAGGTATACGAGTGTGCCAAGTCACCTCGCTGGCTTAAATGTTGTGTCAGGGCGGATCAGcgtttatcttttttttttatgcctcaGATATTTCGACTTTTCTTGTTAATctgacagttttcttttctgaatcTCAGACTGTGGAATTGGTCTGGAGAGCGGGGTGTTTGTCACTGCCGTAGTCCAGGGCAGTCCAGCAGCCAGAGAAGGTTCTCTCACAGTTGGAGACAGACTGATCGCTGTGAGTCATTGTCAGCTTCTATGAAATCTTctcacccttttttttttttcttttttttttgttaagaaaTACTCCTTACCTCCGCATGTGCCACACTACAGTTCACACAGGTTCCTTCGGTTTTCTAATCCTGGCCTTGATCCATTCCAGTATCTAAACTCCAAACCCAGATAAGGTGGGATTTGCTTGAGTATGTGGAGGAGAAGGGAAAAATCTCCTTTTTGATTAAATCATCAAAAACTTGCAGCAGTAGAGGGCTAGGTGGAGCTGTCTTCGCACACACAGCTGAAATATACCCACACTTAAGGGAATGGAAGAGAAAAAGTGTCAGAAATGGAGCTCTGCAtatccatctctgtctttgAAAAGTGACCTTGCCACCTAGGCTAATCCTTCAGTAGCAGCAGAAGTTTAAACTCCTGTGTTAGTTTAAACTTAAGCATGAAACCTATGCATTGCTCTTGGTTATCTCTGCACACCATTTAACAGCACTGCAGCCTCCTCCAAGTAGCCAGGGAACTGATATGCTAGATGATAGCTCAGCTGGAACCACAATTAGTCATGGTAAGTACGGATGCGTTAGATTTTAATCGTGAAGGAGTATCGTATTTTATCACACCGTCGTGGATGTTAATCACATGAGTGTATCAGGTTATGTATAACGCAAAAAACAGAGTCCAGAGTGCTCAATCCATAATGAAATATACATGGCATGCAATTGAATGTACGTAGCTGAACTCTATGGCTCAGACAATGACTGGTTCTTTTCCCTGCTTGGTAAAATATATCAAACTTGTTCTATGTTGGAGCAGAAAGTTCTTTCCTGAACTTATTTTTTGATATAACTCAGCCATAATATATTACCCACTTCTCTCTGTAATATCTTTGGCCAATATTCCTTTCAATGCGGCCCTATTGTGATGGAAATGTAATGTGTGGATCGCTGTGTGAGGATTCATCaggctgtgtgctgtgtgtgctggcCCAGATTTTTCACGGTTTTCCCCACTGCAGCAGCGTGAGACACATCTTAAACCTCAGGCCCTCTCATCTTCACAAGATACGtcacctgtttgtgtttgtaggtgTGCTTCAGTTTGAATAATGCTGCCATTTAGGACACACACGCAAACGCCCGAGACGAGCACGAGAGAAATATCAAAAAGACTAATGTGCGTTGCTTTAGGACCTGTCCTtattttcagtgtctttctctGCTCCCCAGATAAATGGCATTGCTCTGGATAACAAATCTGTGACAGAATGTGAGGCTCTGTTGAGGAGCTGCCGGGACTCTCTTAGCCTGTCTCTCATGAAGGTGGGTCACACTCATCACATTTTCTGAACTTCTTCTCTACTTCACGTGTGCTGGAAATCTTCAAGAGGAGTTGTACATTTTGATGAGCACAGGCAGAAGGATCTCTTGTACTTTTGTAATCCCTGCACAACAATCTGATCCTTAAAAATTGGTGCGGCTAATACTTTTGTCTGTCCTCTCCACAGTTCTTCCCTCACAGCACATCAGGTCAGAACATCTTTGAGAGTCTGCGGGAGTCATCAGAGAAGTCCAATGGGCGCATTCACCTGTCAGAGATTCACTCCCGGAACAGCCGCAACCTCAAACACAACAGCTCAACACAGACTGACATCTTCTGCCCAGATGTTGGAAGCACCAGCACGAGTAGCATCTCTGGGGAGAGGAAGAAAGTCAGAGGTGAATCTGATGAAGCGTACTGCGATATCAGCAAGCCCTTCTCCACGGGTTCGCTCCATGCGACTAGCCTCCGCCCGGCCTCTGACTTGGGCACTGGCCGCTATGGTCCCAGTGCTTTCCAAGAGTGTTGTCCCTACACTAAGGCGCCTTCCTCCTTGCCCTTTGAACCGGTCTCCCCCTCAGACTGCATTACAATGGAGACAACCCTGGAGAAGAAGCACAGTGGGGGCACATGGCCCAAGATGATGGTGGGAGGTATGTCGGTTGCACAAGATAACACCAGtccagtaacagcagcagcacagctctcAATCTACAAATCGCCAAAGCAGAGGAAATCCATTTTTGACCCAGACACCTTCAAACGCCCGGAAACACCTTCCTCTAAGATGGAGTACATGGCAGCCAATCAGATTGCAGCGGtagctgcttctgctgcagcagcttcacattCCCCACAGCCGTCAAAAGCCGagtccctctcctcctcatctacCCCTACTCCAACCCCTCCAACCCCACCCACTCGCAGTGACTCCTTTaagttcaaacacaaacatcaaagcAGCTCTGCCTCTGACTGCACCATCACCTCTGATGGCAAGGGGGAGGCTGTCATCTCCATGGCagcaggagagagcagagagaggagcgaGCGAGAAAGAGACAGGAATGGAAACCACTACTTCCTGGATGGTAAGGTCCTGACCTCAAGGAAATCATGTGACGAGGACATCGGTCGCACCAGAGGGGAGGAGCCAGAGGTGAAGAGGCCGCGTCCTAAATCTGCCCCTGCCCTCCGGCGCAGGATGACGCCTCAGACCATCACACTTCCCACTTTTCAAGTGAGTCCAAATACAACCTCAGAGCTGGATTTAGAGTCTAGACGTTGTGCATTTGCTTTTGAAATCCTCTATCAATATCCACTAATAAAGAGATAAGAACATGATGCATGATCCAGAAAGAAATCGAAATGGCACCAACATTTCAAATCATCCCAGTGTGCCAAAGCGACCATTCTCTAATAGAAGTTACAGCCCCATCAGAGTTATGCCTCTGGGACCTGCCTCTTAGGCAGAGTGTTGGATGATTGATGCTTCTGCACTGGGACAGCCAACCAACCCACGAGCTGAGTCAGAGCCTGGGGTTCATACAATCATGCTTGGCTACATCCTCAGGCCCTAAAgcatgcagaaaaacacattggGGATACATTTTACTATTGTGGGATGTTCAAGCTGCCATTTTTCTTATATGATACTATGATTTCTCCCAAGATGTAATGGTGTTTTCTTACCCCGCAGGGAAAATAGTAagtgctgtttttctgtcattcatCACAGAGCTACTCTAATGATGAGCATTCGCCAGAACCCAGAGACATGCTGCGTTCCTCCCCCAGCCGCTCCCATAGGCACAGTGTCGGCTTTGTCCCCACAGTCTACAATGGCATCCTACCTCCTAGTGAGTTTTTGAAATGCTTACAAAATAGTCGCTCTCACCATAATCATAGATTTCTCCCTCTCTAACATCGTTGCGCGTCTGTTCTCTGTCAGACTCGGCCCACCGGGGACTGTCTCCATGCCCCGCTGTGACTGCCGTGATGAGGAATCCAGTGTACACTGTGCGTAGTCACCGTGTTCATACCAGCAACTGTCCATCTGTCGCCTCCCAGATATGTCACCAGCACACCCACACCAGGTTACCTTCTTTTCACTCTAACTCTTTTCTTGGTCCTtgttttaaattgcatttaCATCAAGTGTTTGATAattgttatttcagtgtttctggGGGACCTGTTATGATGACtaatatatttaaatcacaTAATTAAATTTGGGTTAGTTTTAGATGGAAAACAATTTCTTGCTTTGCTTTAGTGTGTGCAGTTGAGATTTAACTCAGTACATCCATTTAATTCACTCTGAACTGTAAAATATCGCCCATATTCAAATAATTGCTTAAGCGTTGTATGTATAATTATATGAATTTTTGAATGCACAGCCCTCAACACCAGGGTCGTCTGAGCCTGGACCTGAGCCAGCAGAAGCGCACAAATGACTACTCTGAGTCCACATCGTCACGCAGCAGCAGAGCTTCACACGGTACAAACTCACTGCCCTCCAGCGCACGACTCGGTCAGTCtgacacgcacgcacgcacacacgcataAAGGTCACAggtctcccttttctcttttggGATATTATGTCATCGCATTCATTCTTGCATCATCTCATCCATCTGCCAGGTTCTGCCAATAATGTCCAGTACCGCGCAGAGAGGATCAAAATCCCATCCACTCCCCGCTACCCCCGCTCCATGCTGGGGTCAGACAGAGGTACAGTGCTCACTATTAAAAACACTGGTTGAACTGAGTTTCAGTTATCAGTTCTATTTGAACCTTCCAACATCTTAAGCTTTAAATTACCACGAAAATATGGCGTTTATCTCCCCTGCACAAGGTGTTAATGTAGCTCGAGTTGAGTCAGGTGGTGCTCAGGCAGGAAAATAGTGTCCAGCTATAACTAAGTCTTAAGACTATTCAATATCTAATTATCTAAACCTCTTACTCAAGAGTTTAGAAACCAGCATATGAACATGCACAATGTTATTGCAACCTTATtaactaaaaacataaacaaaccacTAAGCCTAAGTGTGGCTTAGTTGGTTAAAACTAACTAAGCTTTACTGGTCTAGTAAACAAGAGATCAAATCCTGGACTGGAATTCCAGTTAGTAGAGGAGTTGTCTGTGAACTCCAGGTTGAGTGGTTCGACTCTTGGTCACTCCTGGTTGCATGTTGAGATGTCCTTTGACAAGACACTAAAAACCCTTGGGTAGCCCcatcacctacagtatgtgcagctgTCTGTCAACAATTTCCCCAGAGGGAATGTTACAGTACATTACcgattttgttattattattactattgttgtTGTCGGAAATAAAATGTCAGGATATTTGTGGATTTGAGAGGAGAGAATGTGTGCATTGTCCTTTTTATTAAAGCTctttatatatatctatatatatttataaaggtGTGAAGTTGGTGAGTTCGTATTTcggaagtgtttttatttatttttttaataatgtgagATATACATGTCAAAACACCcttattctgtctttttctgctcCACCATCTCTTCGTCTAAATCCAGGCTCCCTCTCACACTCTGAGTGTAGCAGTCCCAGTCTCATCACACCCCCACAGTCACCACTCAATCTGGAGACTTCATCGTTTGCCAGCAGTCAATCACAAGGCTCCATTTCCACTTTACCGCGCATCTCAGTCAGCCCGGTGCCAATAGGGGAACGCAGGAAAGACAGGTATGAGCGTTCCCtgatacattttattattataaattgcAAGCAGCAGAAATGTACTATCCTTGACCAGCTTAGCGAGATGCCTGCAAATTAGCTTGTTGTGTTATTGACGTGCATCTTGAAAAGTTTTCATTGAATGGATTATGTGTTCTGAATATTAATCAGATGATTGCTATTGGTGTCTAGTAGATCAATGTGGCTTGTTAGAGGACTGGGATACAGGATATGATTATGAGCAGCACTTCAGAAGCAGGTACAATATGGCCCGTGTCTGCCTTCAGGGATCCTCCCAGGCTATTTCAAAAGGCGTTGCCAGGCAACAGGTCTATCATGGTCAGAACTGTGCAGTCCCTCATTGAAATTCACATTGTAATCCTATTAAAGCTCATTTCAAGAATTATATAAAAGCTTCATCTGCTTTCAGAAATGAAGCGATGGTCTGCTGGGGTGTTAGAATTTTGTTTTATCCTTCCCACCAACTTTTCTGTCCCATTTTGCATTTCTGTCTCTGGGTGATATCTGTCCTCCATTCTCCTCTTTATCTTCCTCCTGCCTCTCTGTAACCTTCCAGTTCCAGATCTCTTTACCGTAACCGATCTTTTCTAAGGATTCCTCTGGCTGCAAGGCCGAGGTTCTCCTCTCTCAGGAGCCTAAGGTTCGTTTATTTTCTCAGTGCTACAAACAAGGGAATGCCCCTCTATTCCTTTTCTAAGTTCACATGCTTCAGTGCAGTTAAGTAGACAATATGGAGGAGCAGGATAGCAGTTTTCATGCGCTATATGGAATGCAGAAGGAGTTTTTGTGATGATTTCTACCCACTGCGATTTGCATGCTTGCGTATATGATTTGTGCCTTAGGAAACAACAAAGCCTCGATTATCTACACTTGGTGAAATTCAGAAAGCTGTGTTAACACCTATGTTCATTTGGCTTCATCCATGTTGGACTACTGCATGTGATCTCCATGCCGTatgatgataaaatgttcaATATGCATGTGTGGATTTTGGTCCTAAGCCAAGTCACTCTTCAGTTGGTATGTACAGTTTCTTCAGAAAGTGTTCACCCTTTGCATTTTGCacactttattgtgttgtagaatttattttaaattgaaactaCACTTACTGTAGGTTTTAGTGTTAATTGTAAATAACGAATAAAGAATTTCTAAACCCTTTGGACTCTTGGCTGTCCAGGCAAACTCAGCAACTTGGCATCTGTCAAAGCTTCAGTGGTT contains these protein-coding regions:
- the dlg5a gene encoding disks large homolog 5a isoform X2, whose translation is MEPKHKELLDQCHQNLLESITDADRVIELLIVSGTLSQLDRFELDQNCSSSAEKVDHLLKMLMNKESDHFLDLCVALEKAYPDLYTALFSNNGGGPVDHSTGSTYSVLSTMPSDSESSSSLSSVGSPVNGEASSPPPAINDNRPSGDNLDTILFQLRQVTRERDELRKRLALASPGTTFDDCRPNSKASHDYERLKSQCMRAMADLQSLQNQHTKTLKRCEEAVKEADFYHMLHSRVLGEQTQLKEEMETLRRDNAQLVREHNHLKQSCEELKRLHGQDQKELADLRLQQQQVMREKGSSEVLNKMYDTAMDKLEGVKKEYDALSKRYSEKVANHNTDLSRLEQAEEENRRLQKQMDALLKQRDSAMQYQQQCSTSMRRFDSVQQELNKSSVQNKELQREMERLQSEVTRYKNLQLKSAKDCEKYKEERDSVFNEYRLIMSERDQVIKELDKLQTELESAEARLKNTSSERVVASEELEALRQELNSSLVDRDRAICERNELLEKYCHEVKDKAEAQKELSQACKDIEMVREERDVARKERTEAIIQRDQLLREYYQARQKQDSATLDMERANKEIEMLRKQYEAMSQELKEATQEAEVAKCRRDWAFQERDKIVAERESIRTLCDNLRRERDRAVSDLADALRNLDDMRKQKNDSLRELKELKEKMESQLEKEARFCQLMAHSSHDSAIDTDSLEWETEVVEFEKDRDDMDLKALGFDIAEGVNDPYLPGDCGIFVTRVDKGSIADGRLRVNDWLLKINDIDLTNKDRKQVVKAVLNGGGLINMVVRRRKSLGGRLVTPVHINLVGHKDCGIGLESGVFVTAVVQGSPAAREGSLTVGDRLIAINGIALDNKSVTECEALLRSCRDSLSLSLMKFFPHSTSGQNIFESLRESSEKSNGRIHLSEIHSRNSRNLKHNSSTQTDIFCPDVGSTSTSSISGERKKVRGESDEAYCDISKPFSTGSLHATSLRPASDLGTGRYGPSAFQECCPYTKAPSSLPFEPVSPSDCITMETTLEKKHSGGTWPKMMVGGMSVAQDNTSPVTAAAQLSIYKSPKQRKSIFDPDTFKRPETPSSKMEYMAANQIAAVAASAAAASHSPQPSKAESLSSSSTPTPTPPTPPTRSDSFKFKHKHQSSSASDCTITSDGKGEAVISMAAGESRERSERERDRNGNHYFLDGKVLTSRKSCDEDIGRTRGEEPEVKRPRPKSAPALRRRMTPQTITLPTFQSYSNDEHSPEPRDMLRSSPSRSHRHSVGFVPTVYNGILPPNSAHRGLSPCPAVTAVMRNPVYTVRSHRVHTSNCPSVASQICHQHTHTSPQHQGRLSLDLSQQKRTNDYSESTSSRSSRASHGSANNVQYRAERIKIPSTPRYPRSMLGSDRGSLSHSECSSPSLITPPQSPLNLETSSFASSQSQGSISTLPRISVSPVPIGERRKDRPYLEEPRNVIVHKGAEPLGISIVGGENGGIFVSKVTGGSIAQQAGLEYGDQLLEYNGINLRNATEQQARLIIGQQCDTITIMAQYNPHMYQLGNHSRSSSRLEPVSTQPTPQGSGAATPDNHSTIDTLSEQDEGTLTPSSKQTTPTTSPRNLIRMPNEGSKKVGEPRLVNVHRPGVEVGVTLCGGNLRGVYIESLDEDSPARGTDGLLPGDLILEYNSVNMKNKTAEEVYVEMLKPAETVTLKVLYRPDDFNMLKDVPGDGFYIRALYDRVGEAEGDLSFKKDDILYVDESLPKGSFGTWMAWQLDENAQQIQRGQIPSKYMMDQEFYRRHSVTEIKEDSSKTLSAGARRSFFRRKQKHKRSSSKDSKEMVALDTISTDSIPFLDDCVSLAYQRVQKVECTSPRPVLILGPLTDPVKEMLVKETPGKFCRCVLEVMKASQQAIERGVKDCLFIDYKRRSGHFDVTTVASIKEITDKGCHCLLDIAPHAIERLHGVHIYPIVVFVRYKNAKQIKEQKDPIYLRDKVSQKHSKEQFEGAQKTEQEYSKFFTGIVQGGTLPYICTQIMTIVDQEQSKVLWTPLGCP